A genome region from Glycine max cultivar Williams 82 chromosome 5, Glycine_max_v4.0, whole genome shotgun sequence includes the following:
- the LOC100802073 gene encoding RNA N6-adenosine-methyltransferase mettl16 isoform X2 gives MGGSKKRKRNEGQRGGTVYSENLPDFALLASLYPEFHPFLQFSHPHSRPTIDWTDFNATRQLTRVLLHHRHALTWWIPDGHLCPTVPNRCNYIHWLQHLLSSNIIRNTVSSDGKFRGFDIGTGASCIYPLLGASLHGWSFVGSDVTDVAIEWAERNVNSNPHISQLIEIRKVQDNASAPCVEVEESVTGDRITLCRSTDVEVAPLPLDLHSCKNRNYHGPPILVGVVRGDENFDFCMCNPPFFESLEEAGLNPKTSCGGTSWEMVCPGGERAFITRIIEDSTQLTEQFRWFTSMIGKKSNLKYLTSKLWEVGVAIVKTTEFVQGRTSRWGLAWSFLTPIQKTPISLPNKKNTSFTLEGLQRQHGAINLLEAVNSYFSSHGLFCTLNTSSFTVDVAASKDDCDSILRNELHIINKSINCQPTQKTSNGSSLNLSSERLCFRISVFQQIPGTLLVKGSLQDRNCAVSGAFSVIFQKLEEALRNNFCTKSA, from the exons ATGGGTGGGAgcaagaagaggaagagaaacGAGGGGCAACGAGGAGGCACAGTGTATTCAGAAAACCTACCAGACTTTGCTCTTTTGGCTTCTCTCTACCCTGAATTCCACCCTTTCCTTCAATTCTCGCATCCTCACTCTCGCCCCACCATCGATTGGACCGACTTCAACGCCACTCGCCAACTCACGCGCGTCTTGCTCCATCATCGCCACGCTCTCACCtg GTGGATTCCTGATGGACACCTCTGTCCAACTGTGCCCAACAGGTGCAACTACATTCATTGGCTTCAACATCTTCTCTCATCAAACATCATTCGAAACACCGTTTCAAGTGATGGCAAGTTCAGGGGATTTGACATTGGAACTGGAGCCAGTTGCATTTACCCCCTTCTTGGTGCTTCTCTTCATGGATGGAGTTTTGTAGGATCAG ATGTGACTGATGTTGCAATTGAGTGGGCGGAGAGAAACGTTAATAGTAATCCACATATTTCTCAACTGATTGAAATCAGAAAGGTTCAAGACAATGCAAGTGCTCCCTGTGTGGAAGTTGAAGAGTCGGTGACTGGTGACAGGATTACTTTGTGCAGGAGTACTGATGTGGAGGTAGCTCCTTTGCCTCTTGATTTGCATTCTTGCAAGAATAGGAATTATCATGGACCTCCCATACTTGTTGGTGTGGTCAGGGGTGATGAGAATTTTGATTTCTGCATGTGCAATCCGCCATTTTTTGAAAGCTTGGAGGAAGCTGGACTCAATCCCAAAACTTCTTGTGGTGGGACTTCTTGGGAAATGGTTTGCCCTGGTGGTGAGAGGGCCTTCATTACTCGTATTATTGAAGATAGTACTCAACTGACGGAGCAATTTCG GTGGTTCACTTCAATGATAGGTAAAAAATCAAATCTCAAGTACCTTACATCAAAACTTTGGGAGGTTGGAGTTGCCATAGTGAAGACAACTGAATTTGTCCAAGGCAGGACATCCCGGTGGGGGCTTGCTTGGTCTTTCTTAACTCCCATTCAGAAGACACCAATTTCTTTGCCCAACAAGAAAAACACATCCTTCACGCTTGAG GGCCTTCAACGCCAACATGGTGCCATTAATTTGTTGGAAGCTGTCAATTCTTACTTCTCTTCACATGGCCTATTCTGTACATTGAATACTTCCTCTTTCACAGTGGAT GTTGCAGCATCAAAAGATGATTGTGATTCAATCTTGAGGAATGAATTACACATCATCAACAAATCCATCAATTGCCAACCTACACAAAAGACATCTAATGGGTCGAGTTTGAATCTCTCTTCTGAGAGATTATGCTTTCGTATATCG GTTTTTCAGCAAATTCCTGGGACACTGTTGGTGAAAGGTTCATTACAAGACAGGAATTGTGCAGTATCAG GAGCATTCTCGGtgattttccaaaaactagAGGAAGCTTTGCGGAATAATTTTTGTACTAAATCAGCGTAG
- the LOC100802073 gene encoding RNA N6-adenosine-methyltransferase mettl16 isoform X1, whose protein sequence is MGGSKKRKRNEGQRGGTVYSENLPDFALLASLYPEFHPFLQFSHPHSRPTIDWTDFNATRQLTRVLLHHRHALTWFSLSLITQWIPDGHLCPTVPNRCNYIHWLQHLLSSNIIRNTVSSDGKFRGFDIGTGASCIYPLLGASLHGWSFVGSDVTDVAIEWAERNVNSNPHISQLIEIRKVQDNASAPCVEVEESVTGDRITLCRSTDVEVAPLPLDLHSCKNRNYHGPPILVGVVRGDENFDFCMCNPPFFESLEEAGLNPKTSCGGTSWEMVCPGGERAFITRIIEDSTQLTEQFRWFTSMIGKKSNLKYLTSKLWEVGVAIVKTTEFVQGRTSRWGLAWSFLTPIQKTPISLPNKKNTSFTLEGLQRQHGAINLLEAVNSYFSSHGLFCTLNTSSFTVDVAASKDDCDSILRNELHIINKSINCQPTQKTSNGSSLNLSSERLCFRISVFQQIPGTLLVKGSLQDRNCAVSGAFSVIFQKLEEALRNNFCTKSA, encoded by the exons ATGGGTGGGAgcaagaagaggaagagaaacGAGGGGCAACGAGGAGGCACAGTGTATTCAGAAAACCTACCAGACTTTGCTCTTTTGGCTTCTCTCTACCCTGAATTCCACCCTTTCCTTCAATTCTCGCATCCTCACTCTCGCCCCACCATCGATTGGACCGACTTCAACGCCACTCGCCAACTCACGCGCGTCTTGCTCCATCATCGCCACGCTCTCACCtggttttctctctctctcatcacACA GTGGATTCCTGATGGACACCTCTGTCCAACTGTGCCCAACAGGTGCAACTACATTCATTGGCTTCAACATCTTCTCTCATCAAACATCATTCGAAACACCGTTTCAAGTGATGGCAAGTTCAGGGGATTTGACATTGGAACTGGAGCCAGTTGCATTTACCCCCTTCTTGGTGCTTCTCTTCATGGATGGAGTTTTGTAGGATCAG ATGTGACTGATGTTGCAATTGAGTGGGCGGAGAGAAACGTTAATAGTAATCCACATATTTCTCAACTGATTGAAATCAGAAAGGTTCAAGACAATGCAAGTGCTCCCTGTGTGGAAGTTGAAGAGTCGGTGACTGGTGACAGGATTACTTTGTGCAGGAGTACTGATGTGGAGGTAGCTCCTTTGCCTCTTGATTTGCATTCTTGCAAGAATAGGAATTATCATGGACCTCCCATACTTGTTGGTGTGGTCAGGGGTGATGAGAATTTTGATTTCTGCATGTGCAATCCGCCATTTTTTGAAAGCTTGGAGGAAGCTGGACTCAATCCCAAAACTTCTTGTGGTGGGACTTCTTGGGAAATGGTTTGCCCTGGTGGTGAGAGGGCCTTCATTACTCGTATTATTGAAGATAGTACTCAACTGACGGAGCAATTTCG GTGGTTCACTTCAATGATAGGTAAAAAATCAAATCTCAAGTACCTTACATCAAAACTTTGGGAGGTTGGAGTTGCCATAGTGAAGACAACTGAATTTGTCCAAGGCAGGACATCCCGGTGGGGGCTTGCTTGGTCTTTCTTAACTCCCATTCAGAAGACACCAATTTCTTTGCCCAACAAGAAAAACACATCCTTCACGCTTGAG GGCCTTCAACGCCAACATGGTGCCATTAATTTGTTGGAAGCTGTCAATTCTTACTTCTCTTCACATGGCCTATTCTGTACATTGAATACTTCCTCTTTCACAGTGGAT GTTGCAGCATCAAAAGATGATTGTGATTCAATCTTGAGGAATGAATTACACATCATCAACAAATCCATCAATTGCCAACCTACACAAAAGACATCTAATGGGTCGAGTTTGAATCTCTCTTCTGAGAGATTATGCTTTCGTATATCG GTTTTTCAGCAAATTCCTGGGACACTGTTGGTGAAAGGTTCATTACAAGACAGGAATTGTGCAGTATCAG GAGCATTCTCGGtgattttccaaaaactagAGGAAGCTTTGCGGAATAATTTTTGTACTAAATCAGCGTAG